The DNA segment AGTACCCGCTCCTTCCCTGCTTTTTACTTGAATTTCCGAATTGTATAGTTCCAGCAGTTTTTTAGTAATGGCCAGGCCCAGACCTGTTCCACCATATTTCCTTGAAATATCCGTTTTAGCCTGCGTAAAGGTCTCAAAAATATAAGAAAGTTTATCCTCAGGTATGCCAATTCCTGTATCACTGATCTCAAAATACAGGCTGGCATTTACAGCATCCTGCTCAAGCAGTTTAACACTCAGTATGATCTTTCCCTGATCAGTGAATTTAATCGCATTACCGAGTAAATTCATCAGTATCTGGTATAACCTTGTTTTATCTCCCGAAAGATGCGGGATCTGGTCATCGTACAAGAGCTCCAGAATATTCCCCTTTTTAGTTGCACCAACATATAAAGAGGTGATGATATCAGTGGTGAGCGCCTTCATGCTAAATGGAAGTGCCTCAAGTTGAAGGTTACCGGTTTCCATTTTAGTGAAATCCAGGATATCATTAATGATGTTCAGCAGGTTTTCACCCGAAAACTTAAGGATATTGAGGTCTTCGATCTGAGAGGCCCTCGGATCATTTTCTATCAGCAGATGAGTCATGCCAATTACAGCATTGAGTGGCGTTCTGATCTCATGGCTCATTACAGAGAGGAACATCTCTTTGGCTTCGCTCAATTGCAGGGCCTGTTCTTTGGCCTCCAGCATTTCACGTTCCACTCTCTTTTTGTCGGTAATGTCAATGATGATTTCTACTTCTATCTCCACATTTCCCAGATCATTAAATACTACCGTATTGTATATGGAAAGCCAGATGGGTTGACCATCTTTACGGTAAGCCAGGAGGTCGACCGTGAAGGACTGGTTCAGTTTGGTCTGTGCCCTTGCCCTTTCCATAAGTGCCATATCTGTTTCCGGACCAGCAATAAGATCGCCCAATCGCCTGCCCTTAAGATCATCCAGGTTAAAACCCGTAATCTTTTCAAAAGCTTCATTTACCCAGGTTACATGGTTGTTGGCATCATTAATGACGATGGCATTGTTCACCTTACTGGCCACAAAAGACAGCTTCATCAATTCGTGCTCTACCTTCTTATTTTCTGTAATGTCTCTTCCGTAAGCATACCAGCGTCCGTTTTTGGCTACCATGCTCCAGCCCAGCCAGCGGATTACCCCTGTTTTACTGACAATCCTGAAATCAATTACAAACTCCTTGATCTTATTCCTCAGCCCCTCTTCTATGATTTTTACAATACGGTCTATATCTTCCCTATGGCAAAAATTCCAGATATTTAAGCCAATAGCTTCCTCAACTGTATATTCAAGAATATTCGTTATAGCATTGTTAATGAACAACACTTTACCGGTATAATCCAGGATACAATGTATTTCGGGTGAAACTGCAGTGATGTTGAGCAGTTCCTCATAGCGGTGGTTATTCGCAATCAATGCTTCACTTTTCTTTTTTAAGGAAATATGGGCAACAACTGTTCTGGCCAGAATTTCCAGGCCCTCTTTTTGCGCATCGCTTAGTTTTCGGGGTGCTGTATCAAATACACAGAGCGCACCCAACTTAGAGCCATCCTCATCTATAAGAGCCGTACCTGCATAAAACCTTATATGAGGTTTGCCGACAACTGATGGATGCGCTTTAAATCTTTCATCAGACCTGGCATCATATACTTCAAAAGTCTGCTCGCCCGTAAGAGTATGTTCACAAAATGAAATGCCCTGGGGCATTTCATTATAGGTGATACCTATGGTAGATTTGAACCAAAGCAGGTCTTCGTCAACCAACGCAATGATTGCTATGGGTGTGCCACATAAAAACGAGGCCAGTTTAGCCATATGGTCAAACTGGTCCTCTTGTGGTTTATTCAATATACTATAGCCATGCAACGCATTGATGCGTTTACTTTCATGAGTTGATGAATCCTGCTGTGCTGTTGACATTGGCTTTTGATCAAGCCGTTATTTATACAATGGGAAACGGCTTACTAAACTTATCACTTTTTCTTTTACCTCTTTCAAATTATTTTCATCTTCTGCATTGGTCAGAACCTGATCAATCAGTTCAACGATCTGCTCCATTTCGGATTCTTTGAAACCTCTGGTAGTAATAGCAGCTGTACCTACCCTGATTCCAGAAGTTACAAATGGTGATTTGTCATCAAACGGAACCATATTTTTATTTACGGTAATATCTGCTTTTTCCAATGCACTTTCAGCGAGTTTACCGGTGATATTTTTATTACGCAGGTCGATCAGCATTAAATGGTTATCCGTACCACCTGAAATGATGCCATAGCCTTTAGCTACAAAAGCTTTGGCCATAGCCTGTGCATTTGCCTGTACCTGTTTTACAT comes from the Pedobacter heparinus DSM 2366 genome and includes:
- a CDS encoding ATP-binding protein, coding for MSTAQQDSSTHESKRINALHGYSILNKPQEDQFDHMAKLASFLCGTPIAIIALVDEDLLWFKSTIGITYNEMPQGISFCEHTLTGEQTFEVYDARSDERFKAHPSVVGKPHIRFYAGTALIDEDGSKLGALCVFDTAPRKLSDAQKEGLEILARTVVAHISLKKKSEALIANNHRYEELLNITAVSPEIHCILDYTGKVLFINNAITNILEYTVEEAIGLNIWNFCHREDIDRIVKIIEEGLRNKIKEFVIDFRIVSKTGVIRWLGWSMVAKNGRWYAYGRDITENKKVEHELMKLSFVASKVNNAIVINDANNHVTWVNEAFEKITGFNLDDLKGRRLGDLIAGPETDMALMERARAQTKLNQSFTVDLLAYRKDGQPIWLSIYNTVVFNDLGNVEIEVEIIIDITDKKRVEREMLEAKEQALQLSEAKEMFLSVMSHEIRTPLNAVIGMTHLLIENDPRASQIEDLNILKFSGENLLNIINDILDFTKMETGNLQLEALPFSMKALTTDIITSLYVGATKKGNILELLYDDQIPHLSGDKTRLYQILMNLLGNAIKFTDQGKIILSVKLLEQDAVNASLYFEISDTGIGIPEDKLSYIFETFTQAKTDISRKYGGTGLGLAITKKLLELYNSEIQVKSREGAGTTFSFTLRFAKASAAVSEVKPALQPLALSGKKILIVDDNEINLLIAKRILTKYSLEIDFALSGEEALEMVQKNIYDLVFMDIKMPGIDGFETTVRIRNLGGNYFSTVPIIALTASTLNNEIVRFKQSGMNGHILKPFKLEEIRDLLSAYLQP